The genomic interval GAACCTCTAAAGTTATCCCTAAATTTTTTTTCTCTTGATATTCATTATTAAATTTTACAACTTTTTCTTTGAAAGATCTATGTTCTTCGATATGTTTGTCACTATCGGGGTAGTTATATTTTTCAAACAATTCTTCCTCTTTCTCAAAGTGATATTCCGCATATGCTAATAAATCAATAAGAATATCATCTAATACATCTTTTCCTCGTCCAGATTTCATAGCAGCACTAAGCTTGTTTATAGAATCGACCAATTTTTTATGTTGCTCATCAATTGTTTTAATATTTACAGCCATTGAGCCTTCAAATA from Deferribacterota bacterium carries:
- a CDS encoding bacteriohemerythrin encodes the protein MPIIIFEGSMAVNIKTIDEQHKKLVDSINKLSAAMKSGRGKDVLDDILIDLLAYAEYHFEKEEELFEKYNYPDSDKHIEEHRSFKEKVVKFNNEYQEKKNLGITLEVLNFLADWLRNHIKKTDKAYAKFFNDLGVY